The following proteins are encoded in a genomic region of Pelecanus crispus isolate bPelCri1 chromosome 26, bPelCri1.pri, whole genome shotgun sequence:
- the ASB8 gene encoding ankyrin repeat and SOCS box protein 8, which produces MWYIMQSIQSKYSLSERLIRTIAAIRSFPRDNVEDLIGRGADVNCMHGTLKPLHCACMVADADCVELLLQKGAEVNALDGYNRTALHYAAEKDETCVEILLEYGANPNALDGNKDTPLHWAAFKNNAECVRSLLENGALVNARDYNNDTPLSWAAMKGNLESVSILLDFGAEVRVVNLKGQTPISRLVALLVRGLGTEREDSCFDLLHRAIGHFELRKNGSMPWEVTRDQQLCEKLTLLCSAPGTLQTLSRYAVRRSLGVRFLPEAVKQLPLPTCLKDYVLLLS; this is translated from the exons ATGTGGTACATCATGCAGAGCATCCAGAGCAAGTACTCGCTGTCGGAGCGGCTCATCCGTACCATCGCCGCCATCCGCTCCTTCCCGCGGGACAACGTGGAGGATCTCATCGGCAGG GGCGCGGATGTGAACTGCATGCACGGCACCCTGAAACCGCTGCACTGCGCCTGTATGGTGGCTGACGCCGACTGCGTCGAGCTGTTGCTGCAGAAGGGAGCAGAG GTCAACGCCCTGGATGGCTACAACCGAACGGCCCTTCACTACGCGGCGGAAAAGGACGAAACCTGTGTGGAAATCCTCCTGGAGTACGGGGCCAACCCCAACGCTCTGGATGGCAACAAGGACACCCCGCTTCACTGGGCCGCCTTCAAGAACAACGCCGAGTGCGTGCGGTCGCTGCTGGAGAACGGTGCCTTGGTGAACGCCCGCGATTACAACAACGACACGCCGCTCAGCTGGGCAGCCATGAAGGGTAACCTGGAGAGCGTCAGCATCCTGCTTGACTTCGGGGCGGAGGTCCGGGTGGTTAATTTGAAAGGCCAAACCCCCATCTCGCGGCTGGTGGCGTTGCTGGTTCGGGGATTGGGTACGGAGCGCGAGGATTCCTGCTTCGATCTTCTCCATCGAGCTATTGGACATTTTGAGCTGAGAAAAAATGGCAGCATGCCCTGGGAGGTCACCAGGGATCAGCAGCTCTGCGAAAAGCTCACCCTGCTCTGCTCGGCCCCCGGTACCCTACAGACGCTGTCGCGTTACGCCGTGCGCCGCAGCCTGGGTGTGCGGTTCCTGCCGGAGGCGGTGAAGCAGCTGCCCTTGCCCACCTGCCTGAAGGACTACGTGTTGCTCCTTAGCTAA
- the PFKM gene encoding LOW QUALITY PROTEIN: ATP-dependent 6-phosphofructokinase, muscle type (The sequence of the model RefSeq protein was modified relative to this genomic sequence to represent the inferred CDS: deleted 1 base in 1 codon) — protein MLALLELSPEASRLLVSAVLSLAAVLLFLTFLPTAPRQGHPPAKKMAQMPLGHGRTEGLGTGKAIAVLTSGGDAQGMNAAVRAVVRVGIYTGAKVYFVHEGYQGLVDGGDNIKEATWESVSMMLQLGGTVIGSARCQDFRTREGRLKAARNLVKRGITNLCVIGGDGSLTGADTFRAEWSSLLAELVKVGGITAEEAKKSSYLNIVGMVGSIDNDFCGTDMTIGTDSALHRIMEIVDAITTTAQSHQRTFVLEVMGRHCGYLALITALACGADWVFIPESPPEDDWEDHLCRRLTETRLGGSRLNIIIVAEGAIDKHGKAITSDDIKTLVVKRLGYDTRVTILGHVQRGGTPSAFDRILGSRMGVEAVMALLEGTPDTPACVVSLSGNQAVRLPLMECVQVTKDVTTAMNEGRFDEALKLRGRSFQNNWNVYKLLAHIRPPSTKSGYTLAVLNVGAPAAGMNAAVRSTVRIGLIHGHRMLAVHDGFEGLAYGKVEEISWERVGGWTGLGGSKLGTKRTLPKKYFEEISANISNFGIHGLIIIGGFEAFTGSLELMEGRAKFEELCIPLCVIPATVSNNVPGSDFSIGADTALNTITTTCDRIKQSAAGTKRRVFIIETMGGFCGYLATMAGLAGGADAAYIYEEPFNIRDLQVNVEHLTEKMKTTVKRGLVLRNERCNENYTTDFIYNLYSEEGKGTFDCRKNVLGHMQQGGTPTPFDRNFGTKMGAKSVAWITGKIKECSRHGRIFANTADSACLLGMRKRSLVFQPITELKEQTDFEHRIPKEQWWLKLRPILKILAKYNIELDTSEKAHLEHVHHKRISLESHI, from the exons ATGCTGGCCCTCCTCGAGCTCTCCCCCGAGGCCTCCCGACTCCTCGTCTCGGCTGTGCTCTCCCTCGCTGCcgtcctcctcttcctcaccttcctccccACCGCCCCGAGGCAGGGGCACCCACCAG cCAAGAAAATGGCACAAATGCCACTGGGACATGGGCGCACCGAGGGCCTGGGCACCGGCAAAGCCATCGCCGTCCTCACCTCCGGGGGGGACGCCCAGG gcaTGAATGCGGCCGTCCGCGCCGTGGTGCGGGTGGGCATCTACACCGGCGCCAAGGTCTACTTCGTGCATGAG GGCTACCAGGGGCTGGTGGACGGTGGGGACAACATCAAGGAGGCCACGTGGGAGAGCGTCTCCATGATGCTGCAGCTG GGGGGCACGGTCATCGGCAGCGCCCGGTGCCAGGATTTTCGGACGCGCGAGGGACGCCTGAAAGCCGCCCGTAACCTGGTGAAACGCGGCATCACCAACCTCTGCGTCATCGGCGGCGACGGCAGCCTCACCGGCGCCGACACCTTCCGGGCTGAGTGGAGCAGCCTCTTGGCCGAGCTGGTGAAAGTGG GGGGGATCACGGCGGAGGAGGCGAAGAAGTCGAGTTACCTGAACATCGTGGGCATGGTGGGCTCCATCGACAACGACTTCTGCGGCACCGACATGACCATCGGCACCGACTCGGCGCTGCACCGTATCATGGAGATCGTGGATGCCATCACCACCACGGCCCAGAG CCACCAGCGGACCTTCGTGCTGGAAGTGATGGGTCGCCACTGCGG CTACCTGGCGCTCATCACCGCCCTGGCCTGCGGCGCCGACTGGGTCTTCATCCCCGAGTCCCCCCCTGAGGATGACTGGGAAGACCACTTGTGCCGGAGGCTGACGGAG ACCCGCCTGGGCGGCTCAAGGCTGAACATCATCATTGTGGCCGAGGGCGCCATTGACAAGCATGGCAAGGCCATCACCTCCGACGACATCAAAACC ctggTGGTGAAGCGTTTGGGATATGACACCCGGGTCACCATCCTGGGCCATGTCCAGCGCGGCGGGACGCCCTCCGCCTTCGACCGCATCCTG GGCAGCCGGATGGGTGTTGAAGCCGTCATGGCTCTGCTGGAGGGGACCCCTGACACCCCGGCCTGTGTCGTCAGCCTCTCGGGCAACCAAGCCGTGCGCCTGCCCCTTATGGAGTGCGTCCAGGTG ACCAAAGACGTGACGACGGCGATGAACGAGGGGCGCTTCGACGAAGCCCTGAAGCTGCGGGGCCG GAGTTTCCAAAACAACTGGAACGTGTACAAGCTGCTGGCACACATCCGCCCTCCCTCCACCAAG AGCGGCTACACGCTGGCCGTGCTCAACGTGGgcgccccggccgccggcaTGAACGCGGCCGTCAGGTCGACCGTGCGGATCGGCCTCATCCACGGGCACCGGATGCTGGCGGTGCACGACGGCTTCGAAGGACTCGCCTACGGGAAG gTGGAAGAGATCAGCTGGGAGAGGGTCGGCGGCTGGACGGGGCTGGGAGGATCCAAACTGGGGACAAAGAG GACCTTGCCCAAGAAATACTTTGAGGAAATCAGCGCCAACATCAGCAACTTCGGCATCCACGGGCTGATCATCATCGGCGGCTTCGAG GCTTTCACGGGCAGCCTGGAGCTGATGGAGGGGAGGGCCAAGTTCGAGGAGCTCTGCATCCCGCTCTGCGTCATCCCTGCCACCGTCTCCAACAACGTCCCCGGCTCCGACTTCAGCATCGGCGCAGACACCGCGCTCAATACCATCACCACG ACCTGCGACCGCATCAAGCAGTCGGCGGCCGGGACCAAGCGCCGCGTCTTCATCATCGAGACCATGGGCGGTTTCTGCGGCTACTTGGCCACCATGGCGGGGCTCGCGGGCGGCGCCGATGCCGCCTACATCTACGAGGAGCCCTTCAACATCCGCGACCTGCAG GTCAACGTGGAGCATTTAACTGAGAAGATGAAGACGACGGTGAAGAGGGGGCTGGTGCTCAG GAACGAGCGGTGCAACGAGAACTACACCACCGACTTCATCTACAACCTCTACTcggaggaagggaagggcacCTTCGACTGCCGGAAAAACGTGCTGGGGCACATGCAGCAG GGCGGCACCCCGACCCCCTTCGACAGGAACTTCGGCACCAAAATGGGTGCCAAGTCGGTGGCCTGGATCACCGGGAAGATCAAGGAGTGCTCCCGGCACG GTCGAATCTTCGCCAACACGGCCGACTCGGCTTGTCTGCTGGGCATGCGCAAGCGCAGCCTCGTCTTCCAGCCCATCACCGAGCTCAAGGAGCAGACGGACTTCGA GCACCGCATCCCCAAGGAGCAGTGGTGGCTGAAGCTTCGCCCCATCCTAAAAATCCTGGCCAAGTACAACATCGAGCTGGACACCTCGGAGAAAGCCCACCTGGAGCACGTTCAC CACAAGAGGATCTCGCTCGAGTCCCACATCTAA